Genomic window (Acidimicrobiales bacterium):
CCCGGCGTCCTGTTCGGGCTGGTCGCCCGGGCGAGGGGGGCCCACGTCGTGACCGTGCTGCACGAGCTCGCCCCCCGCTGGGCGGGCCAGCCGTGGACGGTCAGGGCCAGCGCCGTCGCCTCGTCGGCCCTGCTGGCCCCGGTGCTGGCCGGCTCCGACGCCGTCGTCGTCACCACCGAGCACCGGCGCCGGCGCCTGGCCCCGTTCCTCCGTGCCGCCGGCACGCCACTGCACTTCCTGCCCGTCTTCTCGAACTTCCCGGTGCCCGGCGAGCGGCCGCCGACCGGCGACGGGTTCCCGGTCGTGGTCGTCGACCACGGCGCCGACTACGCCCGCCCCGACGTCGTCGTCGACGCCCTGGTGCGGCTGCGGGCGACCGGACCGGGCCGCCTCGTCCTGCTCGGCTCCCCCGGCCCGGGCCGGCCGGCCGCCGACCGCTGGACCGACCTCGCCGCCGCCGCCGGCCTGCCCGACGGCGCCGTCTCGTTCACCGGGATCGTCTCCTACCTCGAGTTCAGCCGGGCGCTGCTGTCGGCCGGCGCCGTCGTCCTCCCGAACGAGCAGGGGCCGTCGTGCCGCAAGGGGACGCTCGCCGCCGCCGTCTCCCACGGCTGCCCGGTCGTGTCCGTCGACGGTCCCTTCCGCTGGGACCGGCTGGTCGACGAGGGCGCCGTCACCGTCGTCCCGCCCGACGGGGCGGCGCTGGCGGCCGCGCTCGCCCGCCTCCGGGACGACCCGGCGGCCAGGGCCGAGGCCGGCCGGCGGGCCGCCGCCTTCTACGACGAGGCGATGTCGGTCGAGGTCGTCGGGGCCGCCATCGCCGGCCTGCTGCCGCCGGGACGCCGACCGCCCTGACCGCCCCGGCCGCCCCGGCCGCCCGGTCGCCGGCGCCCGCCCTTGCGGCGGTGGCGGCCCTTCGGACCGAACGGCACGTGGCGCACGGCGAGGTCGAGGCCCATGCGGACCATCGACCGCACGTCCGACCAGCGGGGCCGCACCGACCCGAGCCCCTCCTTGCGCAGCACCCGGAGCTGGACGGCGATCCTCGTCCAGTAGGCCAGGGTCGACACGATCGCCGCGCCCTTGATCCCGGCCAGCGGGACGGCCACGGCGAGGCCGACGGCCGTCACCACGAACCCGGACCCCTCGGCGATGCTCGAGGCGCCCGGCCGGTCGACGGCGTTCAGGATCCGCATGGCCGTCAGCCCCATCCCGAGCGCGGCCGTGCCCGGCAGCAGGATCAGCAGCGGGACGACCGACCCGCGGAAAGGCCGGCCGAAC
Coding sequences:
- a CDS encoding glycosyltransferase — encoded protein: MTAAGGPPVVVCGVIPPGPGGMRDYGELLAADLRRRGRPAVVRWQLNDGARLAMCLGANLRFLWAALRLRRGTSVVWNYAPISMGWRGLPGPGVLFGLVARARGAHVVTVLHELAPRWAGQPWTVRASAVASSALLAPVLAGSDAVVVTTEHRRRRLAPFLRAAGTPLHFLPVFSNFPVPGERPPTGDGFPVVVVDHGADYARPDVVVDALVRLRATGPGRLVLLGSPGPGRPAADRWTDLAAAAGLPDGAVSFTGIVSYLEFSRALLSAGAVVLPNEQGPSCRKGTLAAAVSHGCPVVSVDGPFRWDRLVDEGAVTVVPPDGAALAAALARLRDDPAARAEAGRRAAAFYDEAMSVEVVGAAIAGLLPPGRRPP